Proteins from a single region of Vigna radiata var. radiata cultivar VC1973A unplaced genomic scaffold, Vradiata_ver6 scaffold_108, whole genome shotgun sequence:
- the LOC111241128 gene encoding uncharacterized protein LOC111241128: protein MRKEMNQERINRELQNAVIQDGLRLIRENKSRGTQSENSQEGGISLSMGDYYPHQPSTSRRHRRNSHAPPPPKEVNVVLPHFHGKDNVEAYLDWEMKVEQLFACHQVSEERKVSLATLTFQGYAMYWWTALVQERLRHQAPPIYYWNDLKSALRRRHIPSYYNRELMDKLQRLQQRTMTVEEYRQKVELYIMRTGIVEGSETTLARFLSGLNFDIRDRVELLPYRDLNXLVQMCIKVEQQNLRKSSSKRVQVQPIFEKKIFKEKEPFKPLAKIEEKPKKESTSHTRTSEIKCFKCLGRGHVATQCPTKRNIILKGKDIYSSESDTPTSESESEEEEREEEVYADDGQLLMVRRILSNQPSLEHLSQRENIFHTRCKIQENHCSLIVDSGSCCNCCSTRLVEKLKLDIIPHPKPYKLHWLTEDGDIIVKNQVKLAFSIGNFKDEILCDIVPMEACHVLLGRPWQFDHQTIHHGLTNTITIHQRDKNTLTCTSSDSKTSTLSPPIQKLLKEFDDLFPKEIPKGLQPIRGIEHQIDFIPGAILPNRPAYRTNPQETKEIESQVQELLDKGLVQKSLSPCVVPVLLVPKKDGKWRMCCDCRAINNITIKYRHPIPRLDDMLDELHGAQIFSKVDLKSGYHQIRIKEGDEWKTAFKTKFGLYEWLVMPFGLTNAPSTFMRLMNHVLRDCIGFVVIKNGVHVDPEKIKAIQDWSPPKNSQHKLQKRHAKWLEFIEQFTYVIKYKKGKSNVVVDALSRKINLLATLGAQILGFNNIIELYSQDPEFAHMYEECLNKSQGGFYVREGYLFKEGKICIPQGSHRKLLVKETHEGGLMGHYGVEKTLGMIKEKFFWPHMRRDVQRHCFKCITCLESKSKSMPHGLYTPLHVASTPWEEISMDFVLGLPKTSRGFDSIFVVVDRFSKMTHFIPCHKVDDASNIAKLFFRDVVKLHGLPKVIVSDRDTKFLSHFWRTLWSXLGTKLSFCTTCHPQTDGQTEVVNRSLSTLLRVVLKGNHKSWDEYLPHVEFAYNRVVHGTTKMSPFEVVYGFNPLTPMDLIPLPNSIDFIHQDGVSKSKFIKSKG, encoded by the exons ATGAGAAAGGAAATGAACCAAGAAAGAATCAATAGAGAGCTTCAAAATGCTGTCATTCAAGATGGATTGAGATTGATAAGGGAAAATAAGTCTAGGGGAACTCAAAGTGAAAATTCTCAAGAGGGAGGGATATCTTTGAGTATGGGTGATTATTATCCTCATCAGCCTTCTACTTCTAGGAGGCATAGGCGAAATTCTCATGCACCCCCACCCCCTAAAGAAGTCAATGTTGTGTTGCCTCACTTCCATGGGAAAGACAATGTTGAGGCTTATCTTgattgggaaatgaaggtggaacaattatttgcttgccaccaagtaAGTGAAGAGAGGAAGGTCTCTCTAGCTACCCTAACctttcaagggtatgcaatgtattggtggactgcctTAGTCCAAGAGAGGCTTAGACATCAAGCCCCTCCCATTTATTATTGGAATGATCTCAAGTCTGCCCTTAGGAGGAGACACATCCCCTCCTATTACAATAGGGAACTCATGGATAAACTCCAAAGGTTACAACAAAGGACTATGACAGTTGAAGAATATAGACAAAAGGTGGAGTTATACATCATGAGGACAGGCATAGTAGAAGGTTCAGAAACTACTTTGGCTAGGTTTTTAAGTGGTCTCAATTTTGACATTAGAGATAGAGTTGAACTTCTACCttatagagatttgaatgaNCTTGTTCAAATGTGTatcaaggtagaacaacaaaacttgagaaaatCTTCTTCTAAAAGAGTTCAAGTTCAACCtatctttgaaaagaaaatttttaaagaaaaagagccaTTTAAACCTCTAGCTAAAATAGAAGAGAAACCCAAGAAAGAGTCCACCTCACACACAAGAACAAGTGAAATTAAGTGCTTTAAATGTCTAGGAAGGGGTCATGTAGCTACTCAATGTCCTACAAAAAGAAACATCATTTTAAAAGGCAAGGACATTTATAGTAGTGAAAGTGACACCCCAACTAGTGAAAGTgagagtgaggaagaagaaagagaagaggaagtaTATGCTGATGATGGACAACTTCTCATGGTGAGAAGAATACTTAGTAACCAACCAAGTCTTGAACACctatcacaaagagagaacatctttcatacaagatgtaaaattcaagaaaaccattgttctctcattgttgatagtggttctTGCTGCAATTGTTGTAGCACAAGGTTGGTTGAAAAGTTGAAGCTTGACATTATACCCCATCCaaaaccttacaaacttcattggctAACTGAAGATGGGGATATAATAGTCAAGAATCAAGTGAAATTGGCATTTTCCATTGGGAACtttaaagatgaaattttatgtgatatagttcccatggaagcatgtcatgtgttattggggagaccatggcaatttgatcatcaAACTATTCATCATGGTCTAACCAATACTATCACTATCCATCAAAGGGACAAGAA caCACTTACATGCACATCTAGTGACTCCAAGACTTCAACTCTTTCTCCACccattcaaaaacttttgaaagaatttgatgatctaTTTCCAAAAGAAATTCCAAAAGGGCTCCAACCCATAAGAggaatagaacatcaaattgatttcatCCCAGGGGCAATtcttcctaataggcctgcCTATAGGACAAACCCCCAAGAAACCAAGGAGATTGAGTCACAAGTCCAAGAGTTGCTAGACAAAGGCCTAGTTCAAAAGAGTCTAAGTCCATGTGTTGTACCAGTGTTGCTTGTACCAAAGAAGGATGGGAAGTGGCGCATGTGCtgtgattgtagggctatcaacaacatcacaatcaaatatagacATCCCATTCCTAGGcttgatgatatgttggatgaattgCATGGagctcaaatattttcaaaggtagatcttaaaagtggatatcaccaaataagaatcaaagagggtgatgaatggaaaactgcCTTTAAGACCAAGTTTGGATTATATGAATGGCTAGTTATGCCTTTTGGTCTTACAAATGCTCCAAGCACATTTatgagacttatgaatcatgtccttagggattgca TTGGATTTGTGGTCATCAAAAATGGGGTTCATGTGGACCCAGAAAAAATAAAGGCCATACAAGATTGGTCTCCCccaaagaat agtcaacacaaGTTACAAAAGAGACATGCTAAGTGGTTAGAATTCATTGAGCAATTCACTTATGTTATTaaatacaagaaaggaaaatctaATGTGGTGGTTGATgctttatcaagaaaaattaatctcttAGCCACATTAGGAGCTCAAATTCTTGgatttaataacattattgaGTTGTATTCACAAGATCCTGAATTTGCTCATATGTATGAGGAATGTCTCAATAAGTCCCAAGGAGGATTTTATGTGAGAGAGGGGTATctttttaaagaaggaaaaatttgcATCCCTCAAGGATCACATAGAAAACTCCTAGTCAAAGAGACACATGAGGGTGGTTTAATGGGGCATTATGGGGTAGAAAAGACTCTTGgcatgataaaagaaaaattcttttggccTCACATGAGAAGGGATGTTCAAAGGCATTGTTTTAAGTGCATCACTTGTTTGGAATCCAAATCTAAATCAATGCCTCATGGACTTTACACTCCTTTGCATGTTGCATCAACCCCTTGGGAAGAGATAAGTATGGATTTTGTGTTAGGACTTCCCAAAACTTCTAGGGGTTTTGATTCTATCTTTGTGGTGGTAGACAGATTTAGTAAAATGACTCATTTTATACCTTGCCACAAAGTAGATGATGCAAGCAACATTGCAAAGttattctttagagatgtggttAAACTTCATGGTCTACCTAAGGTAATAGTTTCGGATAGAGATACAaaatttcttagtcacttttggaggACCTTATGGTCTANATTAGGGACTAAGTTATCTTTTTGTACTACTTGCCATCCTCAAACAGATGGTCAAACTGAAGTAGTCAATAGATCTCTTTCCACTTTACTAAGGGTAGTTCTTAAGGGAAATCACAAGTCTTGGGATGAGTACCTTCCTCATGTTGAGTTTGCCTACAATAGAGTAGTTCATGGAACTACTAAAATgtctccttttgaggttgtcTATGGCTTTAACCCTTTAACTCCTATGGATTTAATACCCCTTCCAAATtctattgattttattcatcaaGATGGGGTATCTAAATCTAAGTTTATCAAATCAAAGGGTTAg